The following are encoded together in the Salvelinus alpinus chromosome 37, SLU_Salpinus.1, whole genome shotgun sequence genome:
- the LOC139565756 gene encoding galactose-specific lectin nattectin-like — MAILTIFLLLSAAFALGDARDLNDTENQIMENLIRKLPIESEEIGAKEKRELQTRSSSCPPGWHRYETRCYHYVPFLVNWPEAEHYCLLLGGNLASVHSLFQYNFLLSVIQSSANRAQRTWIGANDAIKEGLWLWSDGSRFSYQNWGQGQPDNTYNGAGNDNTNGREHCMEMNYGGDFRQNDAPCWTQLPFMCSRKL, encoded by the exons ATGGCTATCTTGACCATATTTCTGCTTCTCAGCGCTGCCTTTGCTCTGGGTGATGCAA GGGATCTGAATGACACAGAGAATCAAATTATGGAGAACCTGATACGCAAACTGCCAATCG AGTCTGAGGAGATAGGAGCAAAGGAGAAGCGGGAACTACAAACCAGGAGTTCATCATGCCCACCTGGTTGGCACAGATATGAGACACGCTGCTATCACTACGTCCCCTTCTTGGTGAACTGGCCAGAGGCAGAG cattaCTGTTTGCTATTGGGAGGTAACCTGGCGTCAGTGCACAGCCTCTTCCAGTATAACTTCCTTCTGTCAGTCATTCAAAGTAGTGCCAACAGAGCCCAGCGCACCTGGATTGGAGCCAACGATGCCATCAAG GAGGGTCTTTGGCTGTGGAGCGACGGGTCCAGGTTTAGCTACCAGAACTGGGGCCAGGGGCAACCCGATAACACCTACAATGGTGCTGGGAACGACAACACGAATGGCCGTGAGCATTGTATGGAGATGAACTATGGAG GTGACTTCAGGCAGAATGATGCACCTTGCTGGACGCAACTTCCATTCATGTGTTCCAGAAAGCTGTAA